One part of the Lemur catta isolate mLemCat1 chromosome 13, mLemCat1.pri, whole genome shotgun sequence genome encodes these proteins:
- the LOC123649089 gene encoding 5-hydroxytryptamine receptor 2A-like, which translates to MQFLKSAKQKANYYPIMLVGAQAEGTLHRLNYYERCNESQNNKGISRVHPEDKWYRWPLPSKLCAVWIYLDVLFSTASIMHLCAISLDRYVAIQNPIHHSRFNSRTKAFLKIIAVWTISVGKWEYIGNDS; encoded by the exons ATGCAGTTTTTGAAGTCagcaaaacagaaagcaaattacTATCCTATTATGCTGGTGGGAGCTCAAGCAGAGGGGACTCTACACCGCCTTAATTACTATGAGAGATGCAACGAGTCGCAGAATAACAAGGGTATCTCACGTGTGCACCCTGAAGACAAAT GGTACCGATGGCCTCTGCCTAGCAAGCTGTGTGCGGTCTGGATTTACCTGGATGTGCTCTTCTCCACGGCCTCCATCATGCACCTGTGTGCCATCTCCCTGGACCGCTACGTCGCCATCCAGAACCCCATCCACCACAGCCGCTTCAACTCCAGAACTAAGGCGTTTCTGAAAATAATTGCTGTTTGGACCATATCAGTAGGTAAGTGGGAATATATTGGAAATGACAGTTGA